In one Rutidosis leptorrhynchoides isolate AG116_Rl617_1_P2 chromosome 8, CSIRO_AGI_Rlap_v1, whole genome shotgun sequence genomic region, the following are encoded:
- the LOC139861938 gene encoding protection of telomeres protein 1b-like, with translation MSNLENNDDDYKFVNIVDALISLNQKVNLIGVVTETGIAKHSRGTDCCCTLKIVDESHPSPGISVNFLAETFENLPCVELAGDIIQLSRVVIKNHRSGVNALFDKRFSSFALYYGSGGSNHVPYQVSPKFHHGNQDKKFIERLRKWTVSHRPERAPISSSSLSEIKIARGHQFDLICKVLHISEVTEGGEPIVFVWDGTDAPPVDVHTKLDEEIENPIPLQLEGSPLTRDILCTFPSVGTVLRMKTPDRGNDKIALHSLKKAGTWVHLKNISFEVRFGLWCGILLPKTRLSYLPDDDDLVINCLRKYDDRVKNELGRMPLSCFPWPSHVTDTDYQDVPFVTLMDILSYREVTAKFRCVVRVLATLPGHPDDFRAPCGTYRIRLTLEDPTARLHAYVYAEDGVKFFGGYPIPSVDTMIKMQNALLGVEKTDEAIVVSNEKPRNPPWVQCCIKSYYIDENDMWGSRRYRIFGTTLIG, from the exons ATGTCGAATTTAGAAAACAATGACGATGATTATAAGTTTGTTAACATTGTAGATGCCTTAATTTCTCTCAATCAAAAAGTTAACCTAATCGGTGTCGTCACCGAAACCGGAATTGCAAAGCACAGCAGAGGCACTG ATTGTTGTTGCACTTTGAAGATTGTTGATGAATCACATCCAAGCCCCGGAATCTCTGTTAACTTTTTAGCTGAAACTTTTGAAAACCTTCCTTGTGTTGAGTTAGCTGGTGACATCATTCAGCTTTCACGTGTTGTG ATAAAAAATCACCGGTCAGGGGTTAATGCTCTTTTTGACAAAAGATTTTCATCATTTGCATTATATTATGGGAGTGGTGGTTCAAATCATGTACCTTATCAAGTTTCGCCTAAGTTTCATCATGGGAATCAAGACAAGAAGTTCATAGAGCGCTTAAGAAAGTGGACAGTTAGTCATCGACCCGAAAGAG CACCAATTAGTTCCTCGTCCTTGAGTGAAATCAAGATAGCCCGAGGCCACCAATTTGACTTGATTTGTAAG GTTCTTCATATATCTGAAGTTACTGAAGGTGGTGAACCAATAGTTTTTGTGTGGGATGGAACTGATGCTCCGCCGGTGGATGTTCACACAAA GCTTGATGAAGAGATTGAAAATCCTATCCCTCTGCAGTTAGAAGGATCTCCATTGACGAGAGATATTTTGTGTACATTCCCGTCTGTTGGGACGGTTTTAAGGATGAAGACTCCTGACAGAGGCAATGACAAAATTGCCCTTCACTCATTGAAGAAGGCTGGTACATGGGTTCACTTAAAGAATATTAGTTTTGAAGTTCGTTTTGGTTTATGGTGTGGGATTCTGTTGCCCAAAACTAGGCTTAGTTATTTGCCCGATGATGATGATCTTGTAATCAACTGCCTAAG GAAATATGATGACCGGGTGAAAAACGAATTGGGTCGAATGCCATTGTCATGTTTTCCGTGGCCTTCTCACGTAACAG ATACAGACTATCAGGATGTGCCTTTTGTTACACTAATGGATATTCTCTCTTATCGAGAG GTAACAGCCAAATTCAGGTGTGTAGTTCGGGTATTGGCAACATTGCCAGGTCACCCTGATGACTTCCGTGCTCCTTGTGGTACTTACAGGATTAGGCTGACTCTTGAAGATCCTACAGCCAGACTTCATGCATATGTATATGCAGAAGACGGG GTGAAGTTCTTTGGAGGTTATCCCATTCCCTCCGTCGATACAATGATAAAAATGCAAAACGCATTGCTAGGAGTTGAAAAGACAGATGAAGCTATTGTTGTTTCAAATGAAAAGCCAAGAAATCCTCCATGGGTGCAATGCTGCATAAAATCGTATTATATTGACGAGAATGATATGTGGGGTAGTAGAAGATATCGGATCTTTGGTACCACGCTCATTGGGTGA